CATTTCAATTACGAAAGCACCAAGCCTGTCCTCCAAGGAATTAATTTAAATATTCGTGCAGGAGAAACCGTTGCTTTTGTCGGTCCTTCCGGTGCTGGAAAAACGACAATTTGTTCACTCATTCCACGGTTCTATGACATAGACGCAGGAAACATTACGATTGACGGGATTGATATCCGTGATATGTCACAGCAATCGCTTAGAAGTCAAATCGGGATTGTCCAGCAAGATGTATTTTTATTTACAGGGACGATAAAAGAAAATATTGCATACGGCAACTTAGAGGCAAGCGATGAGGAAATTTACGAAGCAGCACGTAAAGCCCATTTAGAAGATATGATACGCGACCTTCCTGACGGATATGAAACACAAATTGGAGAGCGTGGATTAAAACTTTCTGGTGGACAAAAGCAACGTCTGGCCATTGCTCGTATGTTTTTGAAAAACCCGCCAATTTTAATCTTAGATGAGGCAACTTCTGCACTTGACACAGAAACCGAACGCATCATTCAACAATCATTAAATGAACTGGCAGAAGATCGGACAACACTTGTCATTGCGCATCGCCTAGCAACAATTCGAGACGCACACCGTGTCATTGTCGTGACAGAAGATGGCATTTCGGAAGACGGGACTTACCAAGAACTCGTAGAACAAGACGGGATTTTTGCACGTCTCCATAATATTCAATTTCAAAAGGTTTAAAACGTAAAAAAACGGGGAGAATATAGTAATCCCCCTTTCTTTATAAAAGCATCAGGCACCCACTACATGTGGCGCCTGATGCTAAAAGTAAAAACGCACGATCCTGCCCCCACAGGATCGTGCGTTTTTCAATAACTTATCACGAATTCTTCAAACTTTTTCCGGTCATCCGCCAACAACTCGACAATCATGAGCGTGCCGTCTTCTTCATAAGTAGTTTCTTTAATATTTGCCTTATCATTTAAGTAGGAAACGACATCTCCTCTATCGAAAGGAACGAGTAACTTACACGTCACATACTCATCAAATATAAAGTCTTTAATTAACTCAACTAGTTCTTCTAGGCCTTTCTCGTCTTTAGCAGACAGCCAAACGTTATTTCCTTCCACTTTAGGGTACGACAAGTCTGCAAGATCGGACTTATTAAAAACATTAATCGTCGGTACATTTTCCACACCTACATCGGTTAATGTTTCACTTGTGACTTCCATCATAAAGGGATGTTCTGAATGGGATACATCAACGACTTGTAACAACAAATCCGCATCCCGTGCCTCTTCTAATGTAGAACGAAACGCCTTAACCAAATGGTGAGGAAGTTTGCCGACAAAACCAACTGTATCCGTAAGTAAGAATGCTTTATTATCAGGTAATTTCACATGTCTGATCGATGTATCAAGCGTCGCAAATAACATATCTTTCTCAAACACTTGCCTGTCCAATTCAGCATTTACTTTCTTCAGCAAGCCATTCATCAATGTCGATTTGCCTGCATTCGTATATCCAACGAGTGAAACAACTGGCAAACCACTTCTTCTTCGTTGTTTACGTTGCGTCTCTCGTTGCCCTTGTACATTTTCTAACTCACGTCGCAACTTCGCAATTTGATCTTCAATGACACGACGATCCAACTCTAACTTCGTTTCCCCTGCACCTTTGTTTTGGAAACCGCCACCTGTGCCGCCACCTTGTCTACTTAACGAAGCACGTAACCCAACAAGACGTGGCAACATATATTGCAATTGCGCAAGATCAACTTGCATTCTTGCTTCGCGCGTCCGTGCACGTCTTGCAAATATATCTAGAATTAACATCGTTCGATCGATGACTTTACATTCAAGTCCATTTTCCAAATTCCGAATTTGAGAAGGCGACAATTCATCATTAAAAATGACCAAATTCGCCCCGGATTCTTCGTAAAAATTTCGAATCTCTTCAATCTTACCGGCTCCGACATAATGAGATGGATTCGGCCTCTCCAAGTTTTGCGTAATTGTACCAACTACTTCAACTTCAATGGCTTCCGCTAGATTCCCAAGCTCCTCCAGCGAATACTCAAAATGTTCGTCTGTCTGTGCATGTACACCTACAAGTAATGCACGTTCCACTAAAACGTCCAATAAGCCAGCTCCTTTCAGTCACCTCTAGTTAATTTAACTTTATCATATGATTTTTCACCTACCAAATAAAGTAACTCGTGAAAACTGGCGATTAGCGGTGTTGTATCGCGACATCAATTAATCTTTCTCTCGTTTCCCTTGCTGACTTCTCGATAAATTTCAAGTTGCAATTTGGCAGGCGAAGCATCGTGTTATCTCTTAATTCTATTCCTAATAAAGATGCCCAGTTCTCTGTTATTTCATTAGGGTTTTCAACGCTAAAAAGACATTCCGTTACTTCCAACTTTTCATTGTCTGGCAGTAGGGTGCCATCCGTACGTAATTCTTTAAACCTTATCTCCTCATCGGCCTGCCATTCAATAAAGAAAGGATATGGCAATGTATTTGAAGGCGCTTCTTGAATAAATAACATTTTCCATTTCCGCACATCGCCATGTACTGTCTTCCGCTCAGCGTCTAATACCCCTGAAGTCTCATAGCCTTTTTCATTTAATTCTTCATTGAATTTAGCAATATCATTGACTGAAAAACAGACAGTCCCCCAATTTTCCCCGTCTGCAAGATCATGTAATAATAGTTTCACAAGCGGCTGTTTTGAATTTTGGGCAATTGTTTCCTGTTCGACAGACAACCATTCAATATACGCATTGCTCAAATACATAAGCGTATTATGCGTTCCCCATTTCTCATGACGTCCTCCAATCACAGCATGCCATCCTAATCTTTGTTGTTCTTCCACAACATCCACCGGCGATTTTTTTGTAAAATACACTACATGATCTAGTTTCATTCACCCATTCCTCCTTAGCACTATAAATAAGCTAAAAGCCTGTAGCAATGCCACAGGCTTTTTCTTATTTTTCTTTTTCAAGCATATCAATTGCTGCCTTAAATTCATGTTCAATTTCAGCATTTTGTTGATAGGTTGCTTGACTTACAAAGTATGTAACAACCCAACAAATGATGAAGCCCGGAACGATTTCATATAATGTGTCCGACAATGCGTCCACATTCCCCCAAATTAATACGGTAATCGCCCCTGCGACCATTCCCCATAATGCACCTTTTCCTGTAATCTTTCTCCAATATAAGGATAGTAAAATAACTGGTCCGAATGAAGCGCCAAACCCTGCCCACGAAAACGATACGATACTTAAAATAGAATCGTTGTTCGGCCATGCAAGTACAATCGCAACAATCGAGACAATAAGAACCGCCATTCTTCCTAAAAACACATATTGCTTATCAGTTGCATCTGTTTTAATGACCGCTTTATACAAATCTTCAACAAGTGCTGAAGATGTAACGATTAACTGTGAAGATATCGTACTCATCACTGCAGCAAGAATCGCAGCCAACATAATGCCCGCAATCAATGGATGGAAAATAATCTGACCTAACACAATAAATACTGTTTCCGCATCCTTTATCGAACCACCGCTTTGCTGAAAATAAGCAATTCCAATTAGCGCCGTTGCGATGGCCCCAAATAAACTGAGGAACATCCAACCAATCCCAATACGACGGGCACTTTTTATTTCTTTAACAGAACTGATTGCCATGAATCGTACAATAATATGCGGTTGACCAAAATAACCGAGCCCCCACGCAACGGCAGATAAAATACCGAGGAACGAAGCACCTGAAACAAAATTTAACAACTCTGGATTCACTTCTCGGATAGAAAATGCCGTTTCCGAAAATCCACCCGTCATGAATAATCCAAAAACTGGAACGAGTAACAGCGCTAAAAACATCGTAACGCCTTGTACAACATCCGTATAACTAACGGCCAAGAATCCGCCAAATAATGTATAAAAAATAACAACAGCAGAAACGATTAACAACCCAACATGATAATCAAGTCCAAATGAGCTATTGAAAAACTTCCCTCCTGCGACCATTCCAGAAGACACATAAAACGTAAAGAAAATTAGAATAATGATACTAGATGCAATACGAAGTACACGAGAACTGTCTTTCAAACGGCTTTCTAAAAAACTAGGAATCGTAATAGAATCCCCCGACACTTGCGTATAAGCACGAAGTCTAGGTGCTACTAGCACATAGTTTAAATACGCACCCAGCGTAAGGCCAATCGCAATCCATGCTTCGACAAGACCATTTAAATAGATCGCACCAGGCAACCCCATAAGCAACCAGCCGGACATATCCGCAGCCCCCGCACTAAGCGCTGTTACTGCTGGACCAAGCGAACGCCCTCCTAACATATAATCGGTTAAGTTTGATGTTTTTTTGTAAGCGTAATACCCTATAAATATCATAGCAGCCATATAGAATACGATGGCAATTAATTGATAAATATCATTTGTCATTAGGTTTACATCTCCTTCCATTTCATTCATTATATCACCTTTCCCCCACCAAAGAATACGCTTCCAAAAATAAGTTGATGAATCATGTACAATAGAAACGTATACTCTTTTCTAACATTGGACGTCAAATTTCCCAGGAAATAATTAAATTTCGACAAGGAGGATATTTACGATGAATCACAAAAAATGGCTAGATAAAACCGTTCAAATGGCGGTTGATAACGTAAAAAATGGTGGTGGACCTTTCGCGGCAATTGTCGTAAAAGACGGGAAAATAATCGGGAGCGGAACAAACCTTGTACATCAACATAATGATCCATCTGCCCATGCTGAGCTTTTAGCAATTCGCGAAGCATGTGCGGAGCTTGGGTCTACCAATCTTTCTTCGGCAATATTATATGCAAGCGGCGAACCATGTCCAATGTGCTTAGGCGCTGCGTACTGGGCAAGTGTTGGAAATATTTATTATGCATGTAGCAAAAATGAGGCGTTACAACATGCCAACTTTTCAAACCCATTAGCCGCGTATTTTCCAGACCAAGAAAAAGCACCAGAAGATCGTCAAATACCGTTCATTCAAATCTCTACAAACGGCGCACTCACACCATTTCACGAATGGAATAAGAGAAATAACGAGTGAACACACAAATCCAAAAAGCGTATTCTCAAGACAGGAGAATACGCTTCTAATCTTTATACTGTAATCATTTCTTTCGACATTTCTTGCAGCTTAAATTTCATAATTTTCCCTGACGCAGTCATCGGATACGAATCTGTAAATTTGACATAACGCGGAATTTTAAAATGAGAAATATTCCCCTTACAAAATTCTCTTACAGATGCTTCATCAATCTTTGCACCCTTTTTAGGAATGATCCAAGCCATTAGCTCTTCTCCGTATTTTGGATCAGGCACGCCAATAATTTGGACATCTTCTATTCCAGGATGTTTATATAAAAATTCTTCTATTTCACGTGGGTAAATATTTTCTCCGCCTCGAATGACCATATCCCGAATACGTCCTGTAACATCGATATATCCATCTTCATCCATAATGGCAATATCTCCAGTACGTAGCCATCCATCTTCATCTATTGCTTCTCGCGTCGCTTCTTCGTTATTATAATACCCTTTCATCACATGGTAGCCCCTTGTCCATAACTCCCCAGGCTCTCCCACTGCAACTTCTTCCCCAGTTGTAGGATCGACCACTTTCACTTCAACATGTGGATGTGGTTTTCCTACAGTCGATACACGCTTTTCAATCGGATCATCTGTCGTTGTTTGCGTAATAACCGGGGACGATTCCGTTTGCCCGTAACAAATTGTAATTTCACTTGCACCCATGTCATCAATTACACGACGCATCACTTCGATTGGACAAGTCGAACCTGCCATAATTCCCGTTCGGAGTGAAGATGTATCGTATTCGTGAAACTCTGGATGATTCAGTTCGGCAATAAACATTGTCGGCACACCATGAAGGGCAGTACATTTTTCATCTTGAACAGCTTGAAGTACTTTTCCAGCATCAAATTGTTCGATAATGACCATTGACGAAGCATGTGTAACTGCTGCCAAGGTTCCTAGCACACAGCCAAAACAGTGAAAAAAAGGTACAGGAATACAAACCTTATCCTGCTCAGTTAATTTCATGCGATCCCCAATGATTTTCCCATTGTTTACAATATTGTTATGCGTTAACATGACGCCTTTAGGAAATCCTGTCGTTCCCGACGTATATTGAATATTAATCACATCATCAGGGTCAAGTGATTGAAAGCGTTCTTCCAGCTGTTCATCCGAGACGTTGGACGCGTGTGCCATGAGATCAGACCACTTATACATCCCCTCTTCTTCACGTTCCGTCATTAAAATCACGCGCTTGAGACGTGGTAAGTTCTCGCTAACAATATTATCCCCACGACTTTCAACAAGTTCAGGACAAATCGTGCGGATGATGTCTATATAACTTGTCCCTTTAAAGCTTTCATCTAATATTAACGTAGTAGATTCTGATTGCTGTAATAAATATTCTAATTCTGCAGCTTGATAATTCGTATTTACCGTAACTAAAGCTGCTCCCATTTTTCCTGTTGCATATTGGCTAAGTAGCCACTGCCGTTTATTATCAGACCAAATTGCGATATGTTCCCCTTTTTCAATCCCCATGCCGATAAACGCTTTTGCTAATAAATCCGTTTCCTCGTCAAACTCTTTGTAAGTTTTACGGATTCCGTGCTCCGGATACACATATGCCTCTGCATCCGGATAGGTCCGAGCTTGTTCCCTTACAATTTCCCCTACTGTTTTTCGAAGTAATGCCATTCCATTCCCTCCCTCATTCTTCCATTATCGTATAATTCAGAAGGTTTGTCCATAACTGATAATAGTCTTTTATCATTTATGAATGATGCTTTAAGAGATAGTCGATTATCGGAATCATTTGGGGATAATCGAACTTATTTCAAGTTATATTACTACATAACCCGGTAGTCTTTGGTACGCTTATAATATGAAGAAAAATTTAAGGAGGACATCCAATGACGATCAACTTATTAACGAGACATGCATCTGTTCGAAAGTATAAAGATGTGAAAGTACCGAAAGAAGACTTACATGAAATTATATTAGCGGGCCAACATGCAGCGAGCTCTAATTTTGTCCAAGCCTATTCTGTCATTCTTGTGACAGACCCAGCTAAAAGAGAGCAGCTTGCAACGCTTTCCAAAAATCCACAGCAAATTTCCACAGCAGGTGCAGTCCTTGTCCTATGTATGGACTTTTACCGTATCGAAAAAGGAGCAAGCTTATTAGGGAGAGAAATTGATTACCGTCAGGCAGAAAATTTACTTGTCGCGACGACAGACGTTGCTTTATTCGCACAGAACATAGCGATTGCAGCAGAATCTAAAGGGTATGGTATTTGTTACATTGGCGGTGTTCGAAATGCACCTGAAGAAATTAGTGAACTACTAAATTTACCTACAGGCGTTGCGCCGATGTATGCGATGACCATTGGGGTACCAGATGAAGACAATGAAGTGAAACCGCGATTGCCGATAGAAGCAATTTTACATGAAAACAGCTATGATGAAGAAAAATATAATGAGCTTATCCCGGAATATGACCAAACAATGAAGACGTATTATCAAAACCGCGGTACCAATCAAAAGGACATCTCTTGGTCCGAATCGATGACCGCATTTCTAGGTACGCCGAGACGCCTTCACATGAAAGAGTTTTTACAGAAACAGGGATTCGATTTTAAATAGGAGTAGATAATTTATGCAGTTTGAAGAATTGCTCACAAAACTGACGGAACAACTAACGAATGGCACGTTTGTGGGAGGTACGATTAGCCAACCACGCATGAAATCTGACGAATTAAAACGTGTTCGTTTAAAGCCAGTTGAACTTCGCGGCGCGTTGCATATTCAATTTGAATACCAGTACGAACGAGTGTTAAATCACGAAAACATTGCCATTGAAAACGTTTATGGTGAACTCGACAACTTATTAAATCGATTTCGCCAAGTACATGCGGAATTCACGAATGAAACCGTACATGTCCAAATTTCGAAAAAGTTCAAAGTGATGTGGAAAGGAAAGAAAGCCACTTCAACGAAAGAAGTTGACCTTTCCCATAATCGAAAGAAGAACTATTTACTTGATGAAGAAACCCCTTACCCTTTCTTAGTAAGATTGGGCGTGCAAACGCCAGATGGAAAAGTACGGAACCAACACCAAGACAAGTTTAGGCAAATTAACCGTTTCGTTGAATTTATCGACGACTCGCTCGCCTACCTACCGAAGGATAAAACAATACGGATTCTTGATTTTGGTTCAGGAAAGTCTTATTTAACATTTGCGTTATATCATTACTTACACATCGAAAAGGGCCTCGACATTAAAGTAACTGGGCTTGATTTGAAAAAAGAAGTGATCGAAGAATGTAGCGCGATTGCGAAGGATTTAAACTACGAAAACCTAGAATTTCTCGTTGGTGACATTAATGATTATAATGATGAAACCGCAGTGGATATGGTCGTTACACTTCATGCCTGTGATGTGGCCACGGATATGGCGTTAGGACGTGCTGTCAAATGGGGTGCTAAAGTCATTTTAAGCGTTCCTTGTTGTCAACACGAACTAGCTTCTCAAATAGACACACCTGCACTCGATGTAATGTTGCAACATGGGCTTATTAAAGAAAGATTTTCATCCCTTGCAACCGATTCGATCCGTGCGGAACTATTATCCCTTGTCGGCTATGAAACACAACTACTAGAATTTATCGACATGGAGCACACGCCGAAAAACGTACTCATTCGTGCTTATCATACCGACCGAAAACCAGCCACCGACGAATTCACACACTACGAAGCATTTCGCGACATGTTACAAGCGAAACCGTTTTTAGAGAAAGAGCTGAAAGAGTTACTAAATAAATAAGTTAAGCCATTCACATTTGATTGAAGTGTGAATGGCTTTTTATTTTTACTCAATTATGTTTACAGTAACTCATCCAAATTCATAATAGGAATTTATTGCTACATCGGCACTCTACTAAAATTAAAGGCTTGCTACGATAATAACATATACTTTTTCTAAAGAAGTTAATGATATACCAACTTATAATAAACTCGTACGGGATCTTATCCTAGAAATCATTACAAAGACAGGTGAAAAATTCACAACTCGTACCCTTGACGAACAAGAATATTTAGTAGAAATTAATTAAAA
This window of the Sporosarcina pasteurii genome carries:
- the hflX gene encoding GTPase HflX, which translates into the protein MDVLVERALLVGVHAQTDEHFEYSLEELGNLAEAIEVEVVGTITQNLERPNPSHYVGAGKIEEIRNFYEESGANLVIFNDELSPSQIRNLENGLECKVIDRTMLILDIFARRARTREARMQVDLAQLQYMLPRLVGLRASLSRQGGGTGGGFQNKGAGETKLELDRRVIEDQIAKLRRELENVQGQRETQRKQRRRSGLPVVSLVGYTNAGKSTLMNGLLKKVNAELDRQVFEKDMLFATLDTSIRHVKLPDNKAFLLTDTVGFVGKLPHHLVKAFRSTLEEARDADLLLQVVDVSHSEHPFMMEVTSETLTDVGVENVPTINVFNKSDLADLSYPKVEGNNVWLSAKDEKGLEELVELIKDFIFDEYVTCKLLVPFDRGDVVSYLNDKANIKETTYEEDGTLMIVELLADDRKKFEEFVISY
- a CDS encoding VOC family protein, whose protein sequence is MKLDHVVYFTKKSPVDVVEEQQRLGWHAVIGGRHEKWGTHNTLMYLSNAYIEWLSVEQETIAQNSKQPLVKLLLHDLADGENWGTVCFSVNDIAKFNEELNEKGYETSGVLDAERKTVHGDVRKWKMLFIQEAPSNTLPYPFFIEWQADEEIRFKELRTDGTLLPDNEKLEVTECLFSVENPNEITENWASLLGIELRDNTMLRLPNCNLKFIEKSARETRERLIDVAIQHR
- the putP gene encoding sodium/proline symporter PutP; translation: MTNDIYQLIAIVFYMAAMIFIGYYAYKKTSNLTDYMLGGRSLGPAVTALSAGAADMSGWLLMGLPGAIYLNGLVEAWIAIGLTLGAYLNYVLVAPRLRAYTQVSGDSITIPSFLESRLKDSSRVLRIASSIIILIFFTFYVSSGMVAGGKFFNSSFGLDYHVGLLIVSAVVIFYTLFGGFLAVSYTDVVQGVTMFLALLLVPVFGLFMTGGFSETAFSIREVNPELLNFVSGASFLGILSAVAWGLGYFGQPHIIVRFMAISSVKEIKSARRIGIGWMFLSLFGAIATALIGIAYFQQSGGSIKDAETVFIVLGQIIFHPLIAGIMLAAILAAVMSTISSQLIVTSSALVEDLYKAVIKTDATDKQYVFLGRMAVLIVSIVAIVLAWPNNDSILSIVSFSWAGFGASFGPVILLSLYWRKITGKGALWGMVAGAITVLIWGNVDALSDTLYEIVPGFIICWVVTYFVSQATYQQNAEIEHEFKAAIDMLEKEK
- a CDS encoding nucleoside deaminase translates to MNHKKWLDKTVQMAVDNVKNGGGPFAAIVVKDGKIIGSGTNLVHQHNDPSAHAELLAIREACAELGSTNLSSAILYASGEPCPMCLGAAYWASVGNIYYACSKNEALQHANFSNPLAAYFPDQEKAPEDRQIPFIQISTNGALTPFHEWNKRNNE
- a CDS encoding AMP-binding protein, whose amino-acid sequence is MALLRKTVGEIVREQARTYPDAEAYVYPEHGIRKTYKEFDEETDLLAKAFIGMGIEKGEHIAIWSDNKRQWLLSQYATGKMGAALVTVNTNYQAAELEYLLQQSESTTLILDESFKGTSYIDIIRTICPELVESRGDNIVSENLPRLKRVILMTEREEEGMYKWSDLMAHASNVSDEQLEERFQSLDPDDVINIQYTSGTTGFPKGVMLTHNNIVNNGKIIGDRMKLTEQDKVCIPVPFFHCFGCVLGTLAAVTHASSMVIIEQFDAGKVLQAVQDEKCTALHGVPTMFIAELNHPEFHEYDTSSLRTGIMAGSTCPIEVMRRVIDDMGASEITICYGQTESSPVITQTTTDDPIEKRVSTVGKPHPHVEVKVVDPTTGEEVAVGEPGELWTRGYHVMKGYYNNEEATREAIDEDGWLRTGDIAIMDEDGYIDVTGRIRDMVIRGGENIYPREIEEFLYKHPGIEDVQIIGVPDPKYGEELMAWIIPKKGAKIDEASVREFCKGNISHFKIPRYVKFTDSYPMTASGKIMKFKLQEMSKEMITV
- the nfsA gene encoding oxygen-insensitive NADPH nitroreductase, whose product is MTINLLTRHASVRKYKDVKVPKEDLHEIILAGQHAASSNFVQAYSVILVTDPAKREQLATLSKNPQQISTAGAVLVLCMDFYRIEKGASLLGREIDYRQAENLLVATTDVALFAQNIAIAAESKGYGICYIGGVRNAPEEISELLNLPTGVAPMYAMTIGVPDEDNEVKPRLPIEAILHENSYDEEKYNELIPEYDQTMKTYYQNRGTNQKDISWSESMTAFLGTPRRLHMKEFLQKQGFDFK
- a CDS encoding SAM-dependent methyltransferase, with the translated sequence MQFEELLTKLTEQLTNGTFVGGTISQPRMKSDELKRVRLKPVELRGALHIQFEYQYERVLNHENIAIENVYGELDNLLNRFRQVHAEFTNETVHVQISKKFKVMWKGKKATSTKEVDLSHNRKKNYLLDEETPYPFLVRLGVQTPDGKVRNQHQDKFRQINRFVEFIDDSLAYLPKDKTIRILDFGSGKSYLTFALYHYLHIEKGLDIKVTGLDLKKEVIEECSAIAKDLNYENLEFLVGDINDYNDETAVDMVVTLHACDVATDMALGRAVKWGAKVILSVPCCQHELASQIDTPALDVMLQHGLIKERFSSLATDSIRAELLSLVGYETQLLEFIDMEHTPKNVLIRAYHTDRKPATDEFTHYEAFRDMLQAKPFLEKELKELLNK